One window of the Labilibaculum sp. genome contains the following:
- the panC gene encoding pantoate--beta-alanine ligase — protein MEIVKLVAEIKSKISKFKAEGKTIGFVPTMGALHEGHLSLVDTSVKNNDITVVSIFVNPTQFNNPEDLSTYPRTIEKDLEKLSVYQPDLIFIPEVNEIYPEPDTRIFDFGMLDRVMEGKNRPGHFNGVAQVVSKLFDIVRPDNACFGQKDFQQVAVIKQMTKDLKLNVNIVSCPIIRENDGLAMSSRNVLLSEDQRKNACKISETLFKARNLAAELSVSQLKEWVVEEINKNIYLSVEYFEIVNDTTLEVINDWNESNNKIGCITVQVGKIRLIDNVTF, from the coding sequence ATGGAAATAGTAAAGCTTGTTGCTGAGATTAAAAGTAAAATCAGCAAGTTTAAGGCAGAAGGAAAGACAATCGGATTTGTTCCCACAATGGGGGCTCTTCATGAGGGGCATTTGTCTCTTGTCGATACGTCTGTAAAAAACAATGATATTACGGTTGTTAGTATTTTTGTTAACCCTACGCAGTTCAATAATCCAGAGGATTTATCGACTTACCCAAGAACTATTGAAAAGGACTTGGAGAAACTTTCGGTTTACCAGCCAGACTTAATTTTTATTCCGGAAGTAAACGAGATTTATCCTGAGCCTGACACCAGAATTTTTGATTTCGGTATGCTCGATAGGGTTATGGAAGGAAAAAATCGTCCGGGCCATTTCAATGGCGTTGCCCAGGTTGTGAGCAAACTTTTCGATATCGTTAGGCCTGATAATGCCTGCTTTGGACAAAAAGACTTTCAGCAAGTAGCTGTTATTAAGCAGATGACTAAAGATCTTAAGTTAAATGTAAACATTGTTTCCTGCCCTATTATCAGGGAAAATGATGGTTTGGCTATGAGCTCAAGGAATGTTTTACTTTCGGAAGATCAGAGAAAAAATGCTTGTAAAATCTCTGAAACTTTATTTAAAGCTCGTAACTTAGCCGCGGAATTAAGCGTATCTCAGTTGAAAGAATGGGTTGTTGAAGAAATCAATAAAAACATTTATCTTTCTGTCGAGTATTTTGAAATTGTTAATGATACAACCCTTGAGGTAATTAATGACTGGAATGAGTCAAATAATAAGATTGGTTGTATTACAGTTCAGGTTGGGAAGATCCGCCTGATAGATAACGTTACTTTTTAA
- the panD gene encoding aspartate 1-decarboxylase: MYIEVCKSKIHKASVTGADLQYVGSVTIDEDLMDAANLIENEKVQIVNVNNGERLETYVIRGERGSGTICLNGPAARKCAVGDVVIIISYASMEFEEAKSWEPSLVFPDTATNKLI, from the coding sequence ATGTACATTGAAGTTTGTAAATCGAAAATTCACAAAGCGTCAGTAACTGGTGCTGATCTTCAATATGTTGGAAGTGTAACCATTGATGAAGACTTGATGGATGCTGCCAATTTAATTGAAAACGAAAAAGTTCAAATTGTTAACGTAAACAATGGAGAACGATTAGAGACCTATGTTATTCGTGGTGAAAGAGGTTCTGGAACCATTTGCCTGAATGGCCCTGCCGCCAGAAAATGTGCTGTTGGTGATGTTGTTATTATCATCTCTTATGCATCTATGGAATTTGAGGAAGCGAAATCGTGGGAACCGAGCTTGGTTTTTCCTGATACGGCTACCAACAAATTGATTTAA
- a CDS encoding LD-carboxypeptidase, giving the protein MYQPAALVKGDKIGIISPAGKIDPEKVGVAVVKLEDAGYKVVLGNHVFDVENQFAGSDMNRLCDFQLMLDDPEIKAILCARGGYGSVRILEHLDFDLFIRNPKWIIGYSDITVFHSYLNNILGVESLHATMPVNFSSEKEEDKSVSTLLHSLAGNLENYEISSHELNRNGVTEGELVGGNLSILYSLRGTVMDFESHGKILFIEDVGEELYHLDRMMKNFKMGGKLSELQGLIVGGMSDMKAGDPDFGKTAYEIILESIENYSYPVVFDFPSGHIKQNWALPFGRFLRLDVNEKVAQFTWDK; this is encoded by the coding sequence ATGTATCAGCCGGCTGCTTTAGTAAAAGGAGATAAAATAGGAATCATCTCTCCTGCAGGAAAAATTGATCCTGAAAAGGTGGGAGTTGCTGTTGTTAAATTAGAGGATGCAGGTTACAAAGTCGTTCTGGGAAATCATGTTTTTGATGTTGAAAACCAATTTGCAGGTAGTGACATGAATCGGCTGTGTGACTTTCAACTCATGTTAGATGATCCTGAAATAAAAGCAATTCTTTGTGCCAGAGGCGGATATGGCAGTGTGCGGATATTAGAACATTTAGATTTTGATTTGTTCATTCGCAATCCAAAATGGATTATTGGATATAGCGATATCACAGTATTTCACAGCTATTTGAATAATATATTAGGAGTAGAAAGTTTACATGCAACTATGCCGGTTAATTTTTCTTCCGAAAAGGAGGAGGATAAATCAGTATCAACTCTTCTGCATTCATTAGCTGGTAATTTGGAAAATTATGAAATTTCTTCCCACGAATTAAATCGAAATGGTGTAACAGAGGGAGAATTAGTTGGGGGAAATTTATCTATTCTTTATAGTTTACGAGGAACCGTAATGGATTTTGAATCGCATGGAAAAATTCTTTTTATTGAAGATGTTGGAGAAGAATTGTATCATTTGGATAGAATGATGAAGAATTTTAAAATGGGAGGTAAATTATCAGAACTTCAGGGATTGATTGTTGGAGGGATGAGTGATATGAAGGCAGGAGATCCTGATTTTGGGAAAACTGCTTATGAAATCATTTTAGAATCCATTGAGAATTATTCTTATCCGGTTGTCTTCGATTTTCCCTCTGGTCATATTAAACAGAATTGGGCTTTGCCGTTTGGAAGATTTTTAAGGTTGGATGTAAATGAAAAAGTAGCCCAGTTTACATGGGATAAATAG
- the rfbB gene encoding dTDP-glucose 4,6-dehydratase, producing the protein MKKNILITGGAGFIGSHVVRLFVNKYPDYQIINLDALTYAGNLENLKDIDSKANYTFVKGDITDLAFVTNLFKDFKFEGVLHLAAESHVDRSISDPLAFIMTNIVGTVNLLNAAKECWANDMEGKKFYHISTDEVYGSLGKTGKFTEATSYDPRSPYSASKASSDHLVRAYFHTYKLPVVLSNCSNNYGANQFPEKLIPLVINNIKNYKALPIYGKGDNIRDWLFVEDHALAIDSIYHDGKIGETYNIGGDNEWTNLDLVKKLCDIMDKKLNRETGSSQRLITFVKDRAGHDQRYAIDASKIKEELGWKPSIQFEEGFEKTIDWYLQNSDWMNNILSGDYEKFYEQQYINR; encoded by the coding sequence GTGAAAAAAAATATATTAATTACAGGAGGTGCCGGATTCATCGGTTCGCATGTGGTACGTTTGTTTGTGAACAAATATCCAGATTATCAAATTATTAACCTTGACGCGCTCACTTATGCTGGAAACCTTGAAAATTTAAAGGATATTGACTCCAAAGCAAATTACACTTTTGTAAAAGGTGATATCACAGACTTAGCATTCGTAACCAATTTATTTAAAGATTTTAAATTTGAAGGCGTTCTGCATTTAGCAGCAGAGTCTCATGTCGATAGATCAATTTCAGATCCTTTGGCCTTTATTATGACCAATATTGTAGGAACTGTAAACCTTCTTAATGCGGCTAAAGAATGTTGGGCTAATGATATGGAGGGTAAAAAATTCTATCATATTTCTACCGATGAAGTATATGGTTCTTTAGGGAAAACAGGGAAATTTACCGAAGCAACTTCTTACGATCCGAGAAGTCCTTATTCTGCCTCAAAAGCAAGCTCAGATCATTTGGTGCGGGCGTATTTTCACACCTATAAACTTCCCGTAGTGTTGTCGAATTGCTCCAATAATTACGGTGCAAATCAGTTTCCTGAAAAGCTCATTCCGCTGGTAATCAATAACATTAAAAATTATAAGGCATTGCCTATTTATGGCAAAGGAGATAATATTAGAGATTGGTTGTTTGTCGAAGATCATGCTTTAGCAATTGATTCCATTTATCATGATGGGAAAATAGGAGAGACCTATAATATTGGAGGAGACAACGAATGGACTAATCTGGATTTGGTGAAAAAACTTTGTGATATTATGGATAAAAAGCTGAATCGAGAAACGGGAAGTTCTCAGAGATTGATCACTTTTGTGAAGGACAGAGCAGGTCATGATCAGCGTTATGCCATTGATGCTTCAAAAATTAAAGAGGAATTAGGGTGGAAGCCAAGCATTCAATTCGAAGAAGGTTTTGAGAAAACAATTGACTGGTATCTGCAAAATTCAGACTGGATGAATAATATTCTGTCGGGTGACTACGAAAAGTTCTACGAACAACAATATATCAACCGATAA
- a CDS encoding SPOR domain-containing protein, which translates to MLEVSKYIKDLLFIHNCVILPGFGGFVANYSPANIDNNLNVVFPPSKAIGFNRNLSKNDGLLINRLAESENISYSEAEKSVLFFIEDIRVRIQRGERVVLNQVGCFYNDRRHNMLFEPSKELNYLVDAFGLEQIELPRLSLSAEEKIHPAIISQAKVRTLFTTKRLWYAAATIPFILTIALIPMNSERSFLSNEASLGMMEGKKEITEKIVQLKPVISPPEEMVTFEPKLTKKLKMNELHEGRFYLISGSFTSMKNAEILKQELISKSYPAVIIKNKNLYSVAINQFEKRADADQFKKKVIAKNSKAYCWVLKK; encoded by the coding sequence ATGCTGGAAGTATCAAAATATATAAAAGACCTCTTATTTATTCACAACTGCGTAATATTACCTGGGTTTGGTGGATTTGTTGCCAATTATAGCCCTGCTAATATCGACAACAATCTGAATGTTGTTTTTCCTCCATCCAAAGCTATTGGATTTAACCGTAATTTATCAAAAAATGATGGCTTGCTGATTAATAGATTGGCTGAATCAGAAAATATAAGTTATTCAGAAGCTGAAAAATCTGTTCTGTTTTTTATTGAAGATATCCGTGTGCGAATTCAGCGTGGCGAAAGAGTTGTTTTGAATCAGGTAGGATGTTTTTACAATGACAGAAGGCATAACATGCTGTTTGAACCTTCAAAGGAGCTTAATTATTTGGTAGATGCATTTGGTTTAGAACAAATAGAGCTTCCCAGACTTTCATTATCTGCAGAAGAAAAAATTCATCCGGCAATTATATCCCAGGCTAAAGTAAGGACACTTTTTACAACAAAACGTTTGTGGTATGCTGCTGCAACTATTCCTTTTATATTGACAATAGCCTTGATTCCAATGAATTCTGAACGTTCATTTTTAAGTAATGAAGCTTCTTTGGGAATGATGGAAGGCAAGAAAGAAATTACTGAGAAAATTGTACAATTAAAACCTGTAATTTCGCCACCGGAAGAAATGGTGACATTTGAGCCTAAGCTTACTAAAAAATTGAAAATGAATGAGTTACATGAGGGAAGATTTTATTTGATATCAGGTAGCTTTACTTCAATGAAAAATGCAGAAATATTAAAACAGGAATTGATTTCTAAATCTTATCCTGCTGTGATAATTAAAAATAAAAATTTGTATTCTGTCGCGATCAATCAATTTGAGAAGAGAGCTGATGCAGATCAATTTAAAAAAAAGGTAATTGCTAAGAACTCAAAAGCTTACTGCTGGGTTCTGAAAAAATAA
- the rfaE2 gene encoding D-glycero-beta-D-manno-heptose 1-phosphate adenylyltransferase yields MNKLDIVKNKIISDKKDAFNLLQTWRFKENKIVFTNGCFDLVHRGHLDYLASAASMGNKLVIGINTDASVQKLKGPDRPIIDEYSRAFLLASLGFVDMVIYFEEQTPYELINFVQPDILVKGSDYNAEDIVGYDIVKAKGGEIKTIDFIEGFSSTGIINKIIKTTNK; encoded by the coding sequence ATGAATAAACTTGATATTGTAAAAAATAAAATTATCTCTGATAAAAAAGATGCCTTTAACCTACTTCAAACCTGGAGATTCAAGGAAAATAAAATTGTTTTCACGAATGGTTGTTTTGATCTGGTTCACCGCGGACATTTAGATTATTTGGCGTCAGCAGCTTCTATGGGCAATAAACTGGTTATTGGTATAAATACGGATGCATCTGTTCAAAAATTAAAAGGTCCTGACCGACCCATTATTGATGAATATTCAAGAGCTTTTTTATTAGCATCATTAGGCTTTGTAGATATGGTAATCTACTTTGAAGAACAAACCCCTTATGAGCTGATTAATTTTGTTCAGCCGGATATTCTGGTTAAGGGAAGCGATTACAATGCTGAAGATATTGTTGGATACGATATTGTGAAAGCCAAAGGAGGAGAAATTAAAACAATTGATTTTATCGAAGGATTCTCTTCAACGGGTATTATTAATAAGATAATTAAAACTACCAATAAATAA
- the glmS gene encoding glutamine--fructose-6-phosphate transaminase (isomerizing), whose product MCGIVGYIGDKQAYPILINGLKRLEYRGYDSAGVALRTNRTQVFKCKGKVQDLENHAKGNDISGTIGIGHTRWATHGEPNDENAHPHSSMNNKFVIIHNGIIENYSTLKDKLIKRGYTFQSDTDTEVLANLIEYIYLKGEVSAELAVRLALTKVVGAYGLVVMCEDESDKLIAARKGSPLVVGVGNGEYFLASDATPIIEYTNSVIYLNDNDVAIISRDELVLKTIQNDKLTPHIQQLDLDIEQIEKNGYDHFMLKEIFEQTSSIHDTIRGRISTANKEVFLGGINDVIPQLVNARRILIIGCGTSWHAGMVGEYLFEEFARIPVEVEYASEFRYRNPVIFKDDIVLAISQSGETADTLAAIKLAKEAGATVLGICNVVGSSIPRETHAGVYTHAGPEIGVASTKAFTAQVTVLTMMAMLVGYRKGSLAKDVYEELIAEFANLPEKIKRILDKEDDIKELSKQYMNSTNALYLGRGFLFPVALEGALKLKEISYIHAEGYPAAEMKHGPIALIDEQMPVFVVATKDKSYEKIVSNIQEVKARKGHVIAIVTEGDTVISKMADFVVEIPETLEPLAPLLTVIPFQLISYYIAVYRGCNVDQPRNLAKSVTVE is encoded by the coding sequence ATGTGTGGAATAGTTGGTTACATTGGGGATAAGCAAGCTTATCCTATACTCATTAATGGCCTGAAAAGATTAGAATACCGAGGGTATGATTCTGCTGGAGTGGCTCTTCGTACAAATCGAACTCAGGTATTTAAGTGCAAGGGAAAGGTTCAGGATCTGGAAAATCATGCAAAAGGAAATGATATTTCGGGAACCATTGGAATTGGACATACACGTTGGGCAACTCATGGGGAACCTAACGATGAAAATGCTCATCCTCATAGTTCTATGAACAATAAATTTGTAATTATTCATAATGGAATTATTGAAAACTACTCAACTTTAAAAGATAAGCTGATTAAAAGAGGATATACTTTTCAAAGTGATACCGATACTGAAGTATTAGCAAATTTGATTGAGTATATCTATTTGAAAGGTGAAGTTTCAGCAGAACTTGCTGTACGGTTGGCTTTAACAAAAGTGGTTGGAGCATATGGTTTGGTTGTTATGTGTGAAGATGAATCAGACAAATTGATTGCAGCCAGAAAAGGAAGTCCATTAGTAGTTGGAGTTGGAAACGGAGAATATTTTCTTGCTTCGGATGCCACACCTATTATTGAATACACCAACAGTGTTATCTATCTGAATGACAACGACGTCGCCATTATAAGCCGAGATGAATTGGTTTTGAAAACCATTCAGAATGACAAATTAACTCCACATATTCAACAACTGGATTTGGATATTGAGCAAATTGAAAAAAACGGATACGATCATTTCATGCTAAAAGAAATTTTCGAACAGACCAGCTCTATTCATGATACTATCCGGGGAAGAATCTCTACAGCAAATAAAGAAGTATTTTTAGGTGGAATAAATGATGTTATTCCGCAATTGGTGAATGCCCGCCGAATATTAATTATTGGATGTGGTACATCCTGGCATGCTGGAATGGTAGGTGAATACTTGTTTGAAGAATTTGCCAGAATTCCTGTTGAAGTAGAATATGCATCTGAATTCCGTTACAGAAATCCTGTGATTTTTAAGGATGACATCGTCTTGGCGATCAGTCAGAGTGGTGAAACTGCCGATACCCTGGCTGCCATTAAATTAGCTAAAGAGGCTGGAGCAACTGTTCTTGGTATTTGTAATGTAGTTGGATCAAGTATTCCCCGTGAAACTCATGCTGGTGTATATACTCATGCCGGCCCGGAAATAGGAGTGGCTTCTACAAAAGCATTTACAGCACAGGTTACCGTTCTTACCATGATGGCAATGCTTGTTGGATACCGCAAAGGATCTCTGGCCAAGGATGTATACGAAGAGCTTATAGCGGAATTTGCAAATCTTCCGGAAAAGATAAAAAGAATCCTGGATAAAGAAGATGACATTAAAGAATTATCGAAACAATACATGAATTCTACCAATGCTCTTTATTTAGGACGAGGTTTCCTATTTCCGGTAGCTTTGGAGGGAGCTCTAAAATTAAAAGAAATTTCCTACATACATGCCGAAGGATATCCTGCTGCAGAAATGAAACACGGACCAATTGCTCTTATAGATGAACAAATGCCGGTTTTTGTTGTTGCCACTAAAGATAAATCTTACGAGAAAATTGTAAGTAATATTCAGGAAGTAAAGGCAAGAAAGGGACATGTAATTGCTATTGTTACTGAAGGCGATACTGTAATTAGTAAAATGGCCGATTTCGTGGTAGAAATTCCAGAAACCTTGGAACCATTGGCACCATTGTTAACGGTTATTCCTTTCCAATTGATTTCTTATTATATCGCTGTTTACAGAGGCTGTAATGTTGATCAACCAAGAAATTTAGCTAAATCTGTTACGGTAGAGTAA
- the metG gene encoding methionine--tRNA ligase yields MKKFNRTLVTTALPYANGPVHIGHLAGVYVPADIYTRYLRMKGEDVLLIGGSDEHGVPITIKAQKEGVTPQDVVDKYHNIIKESFEKFGITFDIYSRTSSETHHETASEFFKTLNEKGEFVVKTSEQYYDAIANQFLADRYITGTCPHCNNDGAYGDQCESCGTSLNATDLINPTSSITGNKPELKETKHWYLPLDKYENQLKKWILEDHKEWKPNVYGQCKSWLDTGLHPRAVTRDLNWGVPVPAEGAEGKVLYVWFDAPIGYISATKELTPDWEKYWKADDSKMVHFIGKDNIVFHCIIFPAMLKAEGSYILPENVPANEFLNLEGDKISTSRNWAVWLHEYLKEFPDKQDVLRYVLTANAPETKDNDFTWKDFQARNNNELVAILGNFVNRALVLTHKYYNGIIPAQGELTDFDKETLAQIPVFKEQVEKNLETYHFREALKEAMNLARLGNKYLADTEPWKLIKTDEERVKTIMNISLQITANLSTLIEPFLPFTASKLREFLNIEVLDWKNIGVNVIADHHQINTASLLFEKIEDETIQAQVDKLLATKAANEAEKKIVVPVKENINFDDFMKLDVRVGTITAAEKVAKTKKLLKLTVDTGIDQRTVVSGIAEHYKPEEIIGKQVSILMNLEPKQLKGIESQGMILMAEDADGKLSFVSPDQAIKPGSEIR; encoded by the coding sequence ATGAAGAAATTTAATAGAACGCTTGTAACCACGGCTTTACCTTATGCAAATGGACCGGTTCATATTGGTCATTTGGCTGGAGTATATGTTCCTGCAGATATTTACACAAGATATCTTAGAATGAAAGGAGAGGATGTACTACTAATTGGAGGTTCAGACGAACACGGTGTACCTATTACTATTAAGGCGCAAAAGGAAGGTGTTACTCCACAGGATGTTGTGGACAAATATCACAATATCATAAAAGAATCATTTGAGAAGTTTGGAATTACATTTGATATTTATTCCAGAACAAGTTCAGAAACACACCACGAAACGGCTTCTGAATTTTTTAAGACTTTAAACGAAAAAGGCGAATTTGTCGTAAAAACAAGTGAGCAATACTACGATGCTATTGCAAATCAATTCCTTGCCGATAGATATATTACTGGAACTTGTCCTCATTGTAATAACGACGGTGCATATGGCGATCAATGCGAAAGTTGCGGAACTTCACTAAATGCAACTGATTTAATCAATCCAACCTCATCAATTACCGGAAATAAGCCAGAATTAAAAGAAACCAAACACTGGTATTTGCCTTTAGATAAATATGAGAATCAGCTAAAAAAATGGATTTTAGAAGATCATAAAGAATGGAAACCTAATGTTTACGGACAATGTAAGTCTTGGTTGGATACCGGATTGCACCCAAGAGCAGTAACCCGCGATTTAAATTGGGGGGTTCCTGTTCCTGCTGAGGGTGCAGAGGGAAAGGTTCTTTACGTTTGGTTCGATGCTCCGATTGGATATATTTCGGCCACAAAAGAATTAACTCCCGACTGGGAAAAATACTGGAAAGCTGATGATTCGAAGATGGTTCATTTCATTGGAAAAGACAATATCGTATTCCATTGCATCATTTTCCCTGCTATGCTTAAGGCTGAAGGATCATATATTTTACCAGAAAATGTTCCTGCCAACGAATTCCTAAATCTGGAAGGGGACAAAATTTCGACAAGTAGAAATTGGGCGGTTTGGCTGCATGAATATTTGAAAGAATTCCCTGATAAACAAGACGTACTAAGGTATGTTTTGACTGCAAATGCGCCGGAAACAAAAGATAATGACTTTACCTGGAAAGATTTTCAGGCAAGAAACAACAACGAGCTGGTAGCAATTCTAGGAAACTTTGTGAATCGTGCTTTGGTTCTTACTCATAAATACTACAATGGAATAATTCCTGCGCAAGGAGAATTAACCGATTTCGATAAAGAAACATTAGCCCAGATTCCTGTTTTTAAAGAACAGGTTGAGAAGAATCTTGAAACCTACCATTTCCGCGAAGCATTAAAAGAAGCAATGAATTTAGCGCGTTTGGGAAATAAGTATTTAGCAGATACTGAACCTTGGAAGCTGATTAAGACAGATGAAGAAAGAGTAAAAACCATCATGAATATCAGCCTTCAGATTACAGCTAATTTATCGACCTTAATTGAACCGTTTTTACCATTTACTGCCAGCAAGCTTCGTGAGTTTCTAAACATAGAAGTTCTGGACTGGAAAAATATTGGTGTTAATGTTATTGCAGATCATCATCAAATAAATACTGCATCTTTACTTTTCGAAAAAATTGAAGATGAAACAATACAAGCTCAGGTAGACAAGCTTTTGGCTACAAAAGCAGCTAACGAAGCAGAGAAAAAAATAGTTGTGCCGGTTAAAGAAAATATTAATTTCGATGATTTCATGAAGCTTGATGTTCGTGTTGGAACAATTACAGCTGCTGAAAAGGTAGCAAAAACAAAAAAACTTTTGAAATTAACTGTTGACACAGGAATTGATCAAAGAACTGTTGTTTCGGGCATTGCAGAGCATTACAAGCCTGAGGAAATCATTGGAAAGCAGGTTAGTATATTAATGAATCTGGAGCCTAAACAATTGAAAGGAATTGAATCTCAGGGGATGATTTTGATGGCTGAAGATGCTGATGGAAAATTATCTTTCGTTTCTCCGGATCAAGCAATAAAACCAGGTTCTGAAATCAGATAA
- a CDS encoding glycogen/starch synthase — MEKTKVLFVSQEITPYLPETEMSAIGRYLPQGIQEKGKEIRTFMPRYGCINERRNQLHEVIRLSGMNLIIDDTDHPLIIKVASIQAARMQVYFIDNEDYFHRKEILLDENGDAFEDNDERAIFFARGVLETVKKLRWAPDVVHCQGWFTGLVPLYLKKSFNEDPLFTDTKVVFSMYDDEFSTKFSSQFREKSIIEGVNQEDVSILEDASYVAIHKLAIDQSDALIMGSPQINEEVKAYAIASGKPFLEYKNKDEYVVAYSELYDELVAE; from the coding sequence ATGGAAAAGACAAAAGTATTGTTTGTTTCACAAGAAATTACCCCTTATCTTCCTGAAACTGAAATGTCTGCAATAGGTAGATATCTACCTCAGGGAATTCAGGAAAAAGGAAAAGAGATCAGAACTTTCATGCCTAGATATGGATGTATCAACGAGAGAAGAAATCAGTTGCATGAAGTTATCCGCCTTTCGGGAATGAATTTAATAATTGATGATACAGATCATCCATTAATTATTAAGGTTGCCTCGATTCAAGCGGCTCGAATGCAAGTTTATTTTATTGATAATGAGGACTATTTTCACAGGAAAGAGATTCTATTGGATGAAAACGGAGATGCTTTTGAGGACAACGATGAAAGAGCTATTTTCTTTGCAAGAGGAGTACTTGAAACAGTTAAAAAATTGAGATGGGCACCAGATGTTGTACATTGTCAAGGTTGGTTCACGGGTTTAGTTCCTTTGTATTTGAAAAAATCATTTAATGAAGATCCATTATTTACTGACACAAAAGTAGTTTTCTCCATGTATGATGATGAATTCTCAACAAAATTCAGCAGTCAGTTTAGAGAGAAATCAATTATTGAGGGAGTAAATCAGGAGGATGTTAGTATTTTAGAAGATGCTAGTTATGTTGCAATTCATAAATTAGCAATTGATCAGTCTGATGCCTTGATTATGGGGAGTCCTCAGATAAATGAAGAAGTGAAAGCATATGCAATTGCCTCAGGGAAACCTTTTCTGGAGTATAAAAACAAGGATGAATATGTGGTAGCTTATTCAGAACTTTACGACGAATTAGTAGCAGAATAG
- the radA gene encoding DNA repair protein RadA: MATKAKTKSAWFCQSCGVESTKWVGKCPSCGEWNSFVEEVVVKSTVSVIAGINGQGKKNKPQKISEIPSSEESRFDTKNGELNRVLGGGLVPGSLILIGGEPGIGKSTLALQIALNLKSYTTLYVSGEESAQQIKLRGNRINSNNENCLIVSETSMENIFSHVKNTSPDIIVIDSIQTLATETIESAPGSISQIRECTSQLLRFAKESSTPVILIGHITKDGSLAGPKILEHMVDTVLQFEGDQNHMYRILRSTKNRFGSTSEMGIYEMQHNGLREVSNPSELLLSQEDESLSGVTISASIEGMRPFLIEIQALVSSAAYGTPQRSSTGFDLRRLNMLLAVLEKRAGFKLSTKDVFLNIAGGIKVNDPAIDLAVILAVLSSSTDISISKEVCFSGEIGLSGEIRPVSRIDQRIGEAEKLGFKQIFIPKHNSKGLDTSKFKIKIHLVSKVGEVFQTLFR; the protein is encoded by the coding sequence ATGGCCACCAAAGCAAAAACAAAAAGTGCCTGGTTTTGTCAGAGTTGTGGAGTAGAATCTACAAAATGGGTAGGGAAATGCCCCTCTTGCGGAGAATGGAATTCCTTCGTTGAGGAAGTTGTTGTAAAATCAACGGTATCTGTAATTGCTGGAATAAATGGACAGGGCAAAAAAAACAAGCCACAAAAAATATCTGAAATACCTTCGTCTGAAGAGTCCCGATTCGACACTAAAAACGGTGAATTAAATCGAGTTTTAGGGGGCGGTTTAGTTCCCGGATCGTTAATATTAATTGGTGGTGAACCGGGAATTGGTAAATCAACACTTGCTCTTCAAATTGCCCTGAATTTAAAAAGTTATACTACCTTATATGTGTCGGGGGAGGAGAGTGCCCAACAGATAAAATTGCGTGGGAATCGAATAAATTCGAATAATGAAAACTGTCTGATCGTTAGCGAAACCTCTATGGAGAATATTTTTTCTCATGTGAAAAACACTTCTCCGGATATTATAGTTATTGATTCTATTCAAACTCTTGCGACGGAAACCATTGAGTCAGCACCGGGGAGCATATCACAAATTAGAGAGTGTACATCTCAACTATTAAGATTTGCTAAAGAATCATCTACGCCTGTAATTTTAATTGGGCACATCACCAAAGATGGAAGTTTGGCCGGGCCTAAAATTTTAGAGCATATGGTGGATACTGTTCTTCAGTTTGAAGGAGATCAGAACCACATGTACCGAATATTACGATCTACAAAAAATCGGTTCGGCTCCACTTCCGAAATGGGAATTTATGAAATGCAGCACAATGGACTCCGTGAGGTGTCTAATCCATCAGAGCTTCTTCTGTCGCAGGAAGATGAAAGTCTGAGTGGTGTGACTATTTCTGCATCAATAGAGGGAATGCGTCCTTTCCTAATAGAAATACAAGCTTTGGTTAGTTCAGCAGCTTACGGAACACCTCAACGTTCATCTACAGGTTTTGATCTTCGTCGTTTAAATATGTTATTAGCCGTTTTGGAAAAGCGCGCGGGCTTCAAACTTTCGACCAAGGATGTATTTTTAAATATTGCAGGAGGAATTAAGGTAAATGATCCAGCTATCGATTTGGCAGTAATTCTTGCTGTTTTGTCATCAAGCACAGATATTTCTATTTCTAAGGAAGTCTGTTTTTCCGGGGAAATTGGATTGTCAGGAGAGATTAGACCTGTTAGTAGAATAGATCAACGTATCGGCGAAGCTGAAAAATTAGGATTCAAGCAAATTTTTATTCCAAAGCACAATTCCAAAGGACTTGACACCTCAAAATTTAAAATAAAAATTCATTTGGTCAGCAAGGTTGGAGAAGTATTCCAAACCCTTTTCAGATAA